A segment of the Cohnella algarum genome:
GCCCGGTGCGCGACGTTAAGGTGAACCTTCAGCCCGTCGGCCCCTTCCCGGACGGCTGCCTCGGCCAGCTTCGCATCGTTGGCCGGCAGGCTGACGAACAGCTGCAGCTTGCCGCTTTGCAGCGATTGGCGTAAACGGTTCATGACGGGGTCTCCCTTCGAATGAGACGACGGTTCGCGGATAAGCGAACCGTCGTCCCGCTTTTCGTTATTTGGTTAACAGCGGATCGATCGCTTGCTTCATTTGGTTCACGATGTCGGCCGGAGCGGCGGACTGTCCGAAGAGCCGGTCGAAGCCGAGCAAAATTTCGTTGTCGATTTTGGTCCATTGCACATGGCCCGGCTGCACGACGGCTTTCGGCATTTCGTCGATCAGCGCCTGCTTGATGTGCTCCGCCGGAGGATTGTTCGGCTGATTCAGGAACGCGTCCGAATTCAGCACCGATTGGCGCGGCGGCACGAAGTAGGTCGACGTTGCCTGCACGCCTTCCTGGCTGGCCAGGAATTTCAGCAGCTCTTTCGCTTCCTCCGGATGCTTCGTCTGTTCGAAGACGACGTAGCCGGCTTGCCCCATCATCGGAGCGGAACCCATCGAACCCGACGGGAACGGCGCGATGCTCCATTTGAAATCCTTGATTTCCCGCGCTTTGGACATGTAGCTGTAACCGTCGAAGTACATGCCCAGCTTTCCGGTTTCGAAGCTGATCTGCTCGCCCGCTTTCGGGTGGGAGCCGTCGACGAACATCATTCGGTTCAGCATCTCGAACGTTTCGACGCCGTACTGGTCGTTCCAAGTGAAGGATGTCATGTCGTCGTTGAAAATGTCGCTGCCGTTGGACCAGGAATAGGACGGAAGCATGATCCACGTTTTCCAATCCCGGAAAAACGTCGCGCCGTACGTTTTGTCCGCGCCGGTGCCGGACGTAAGCGCTTTAGCCGTTTCTGTGAATTTTTCCCAAGTCCATTCGCCGCTTGCCGCCAGCTCGTTCGGCGTCGGAAGACCGGCCTGCTCGAACAGATCCGCGTTGTAGAAAATAACGCTCGGCGGCGTCGAGAACGGCAGGCCGTACAAGCCGCCTTCGCTCGAAAACAGCTCCAACGTGGACGGAATGAAGTCGTTCAGGGCGAACTCGGCGTCATCCTTGATGTCGGAGATGTCCGCGAGGATGTCGTTCGCCATAAATTGCGGCACCATCCGTTCGGAAATCCACGCCAGATCCGGCAGCTCGCGGCCGGCGGCAAGAACGGACACCTTTTGCTGATAGTCGGCGAACGGCACCGATTCGAGCGTCACCGTAATGTTCGGATGCGTTTCCTTGAATTTGGCCAGCAGCGTTTCATACATGTCCAGGTGCTGCTGATTGCCCCAGGTCATAAACTTCAGCTCGACGGGCTCGCCGCCGGCCGATCCGCCTTGCTGCGTGCCCGACGCTCCCGGCGCCGTGGAACTCCCGGCATTTCCGGAATTGCCGGAATTGCCGCACGCCGCCGCAAACACGGCAAGCGCGACGAGCAGCATGGCCAATAACGATTTTTTCATCTCTCTTTCCCTCCCGCTTCGCGCTGATCATGTCGTACGTCTTTTATTGTAGGGAAAGGCAATGTTACAAAATATCACGCGACATACACTTTTGGTACGTTTTATTAGCCAGTTCGCTTTAGCCCCCGTGCTCCTCGCGGTAAACGCCCGGGGTAACGCCCGTCGCTTTCTTGAACACGAGCATGAAATGCTTCGGGCTCTGGTAGCCGGACAGCCGCGCGACGTCGTAAATTTTCAGCTCGGTGCCGGCCAGCAAATATTTGGCGCGCGCAAGCCTCGCCGCCATAATGTAATCGGACAGGTTTTCGCCGGTTTCCTGCTTGAACAGCTTGCTCAGGTAAACCGGGCTGAGATGGACGAGCTCCGCCAGCGTTTGCAATCGCAGATCCCCGTCCGGATGGCCGTCGATATGGGCTTTCAGCTTGCGGATCAGCTTCCGCCCGTCGCCCGGGGGAATTGCCTGCTCCTCCTCCGGTCCCGCAGGTAGAGCGATGCCTCTTTCCTTATCGATAAGTCCACGGATGCGCTCCAGCGCCTTAAGCATCGCCGCCCGGTCGATCGGCTTCAGCAGATAGTCCGCCACCCCGTGGCGCAGCGCCTGCTGGGCGTATTCGAAATCGCCGTAGCCGCTGATGATGACCAGCGGCATATCGGCGTACCATTCCCTCACTTTGGCAATTAGCGTCAGGCCGTCCATCTCCCGCATCCGGATGTCGGTGATGATGGCGTCGGGCACGTCCGTTTGCAAATAACTCAACGCTTCCTTGCCGCTCGCCGCTTCCTTGACGATTTCAAAACCGTCGGCAAGTCCCGTGATGACGCTGCGGATGCCCGTGCGTATCGTTTCCTCGTCTTCAACCAGCAATAGTTTGATCATCGCCGCGGCTCCTTTCTACGGCCGGAATCGTAATGGTGAACGCCATGCCCATGCCGGGGCTTCCGTCGATATGAAGATCGGCCTCCGGACCGAACATGAGGCGAATCCGCTGCGCGATGTTGCGCAGCGCCAGCCCGCGCTTCCGCGCGCCGGGCGGATCGGGGACGAGCAGCGACTGGCGCAGCCGCTCGATTTGCCCGTCGTCCATCCCGATGCCGTCGTCGCGCACGATGATGAGCAGCTCGTCCTCGAACGCGGCCGTGCTGATCCATATCTCGCCGCCTTCCTCCCGGTCGCCGATGCCGTGGAAAATCGCGTTTTCCACGATCGGCTGGAGCAGCAGCTTCGGCACCTGCAGCCGCTCCGTCCCCGGCTCGACGTCGAACCGGACGCGCAGCCGCTCGCCGTAGCGGAGCTGCTGGATTTTCAAATAAGCGCCGACCGATGCCAGCTCCTCCTCCAGCGCCACCGTTCGCCCGCTCTGCGTCACGGTGTACCGGAGCATGCCGCCGAGCGCCGTGACCATGTCGGACACCTCGTAATTGTTTCTCTTGAGGGCCATCATGTTGATCGACTCGAGCGTGTTGTAAATAAAATGCGGATTGATCTGGCTTTGCAGGCTGGCAAGCTCGGCCTCCTTCTCCCGGATTTCGACCGCGTACACCTCGTTGACGAGCCGGTTGATTTCCTCGGCCATCCGGTTGAAGCCTCTTCCGAGCTGCCCGATTTCGTCCTGCGTTTCCACGGGAACGCTCTGCTTGAAGTTGCCCGTTTCGACCAGCAGCATTTTCTGCTTCAGCTTGACGAGCGGCTGGCTGATCCGGTACGCGAAAAAAATCGCGATCAGGCAGGCCGCGGCGACGAACAGGACGGCGATGAAAATCGTGAACTTCTGCAACTGCTTCGTTTCCTGGAGCAGCACGCTCTCGGGAATGTAAGCGATCACCTTCAGCCCCGAATAGGAAGAATTATCGACGACGGTAATGAAACGCTGCCCGCCCGGCGCCCGCTCGTACACGCCGCTGCCGTACGTCGCGCTGACCGCCCGCAAATCGCGGGCTAGAGACGGATCGGTCTCGCCGCTCGTTTTTTCGAAAAACAGGTCGTTGCTCCCGTTCATGACGAACAAATTGCCGTTCTCCTCGAACCGGTAATTCGCCAAAATCGTGCGAAACACGTCCAGCTTCAGGTCGATGACGATCATCCCGAGCTGACGGTTGCTGCCGGGCTCGCGAAGCATGCGGGCAACCGAAAAATACTCGTCCGGGTCGCCGGGAATGTAGTGGCCGAGCGAATGAGGGGGAATGAGCGCCCAGGCGCCGTCGGCTTCGCGCACCTTTTCGCTCCAGGGCAGCGCCCCGATATCCGCGAATTTCATCAGGGTGGAATCGACGTTCGTAAAAATAAAGCCGTTGCCGGCGATAATCTGGATGCCTTTCACTTCCTGAAGGCCGTAGGCCGCGCCCGAAATGTAGAGGAACATTTTCTCCCGTTCCTCGATGGTCGGACGGATCCCGGCGGAGGAGGCGCCGCCGTATTTGTTCAATATCGCCACCACGTTCGGATCGTACAGCGGCGTAAGCGACAACCGCTGCATCTCCGCCAGCGTCCGGTCCAGGTTGCGGTTGATTTGCTCGGTAATTTGCACGGTGTTCTCGGTCGCCCTACGCTCGGTGGACGACGAAAACTCCCGGTACGTCACGATGCCCTGCAGGCTCAGCGGAACCGTTATCATCAAGATGCTCAGCAGCAGCAGCTTCCAACGCAAGCTCATTTTGGCGAACATAACGCTCTCCTTCTTGGTGCGAATCTTATGGGCTACGGGCGTCCCGAAATGTAACAAAAGTTTACTTCATCGAAAAAGAATTAAGCAACGGTTTATTTGAAACGCCAAAAGACAGGAAGCAAAACGGAAGCCTCCCGCGAATTTCGATAGAATAGGGACGGGCGCGGCCGGCCGGTTCGCGAATAGCATTTATACCCAACTGCGTATGGCTGCATGCGTTTGGCGGGTTGAGATGAGTCATCGCGACTCAACTGGATCGACGGCTTGCGTGCGGGGGCGGTAAGATGGGTATTTTTTACTCAACTGCGTATGGCTGCATGCGTTTAGCGGGTTGAGATGAGTCATGACGACTCAAATGGATCGACGGCTTGCGTGCGGGGGCGGTAAGATGGGTATTTTTTACCCAACTGCGTACGGCTGCATGCGTTTAGCGGGCTGAGATGAGTCATCGCGACCCAGCTGGATCGACGGCTTGCGTACGGGAGCGGTAAGATGGGTACTTTTTACTCAACTGCGTATGGCCGCGTGCGTTTAGCAGGTTGAGATGAGTCATCGCGACTCAACTGGATCGACGGCTTGCGTGCGGAGGCGGTGAAATGGGTATTTTTTACTCAACGCAAGCTTGCTCGGCGCTTTCGCACGGTGAACACGACCAGATGGGCATGAGAGGCAGCGAAGCTTCGCTGGATTTTATCCAATCAAAACAGACTTTTCCGCGAAACCAGTTGGCTTCGTTGGATTTTGTCCAATCTGGCGAGGCTTTTTCGGGGATTTCGCCCGAAACTCCCGTTCTTCGTTGGATAAAATCCACTGTAAACCGCGGTTTTCCCGTTTCCCGCTCCGGCGATTGGATAAAATCCAACATAGGCTGACTCGCGCCAATCGGCACCGCGACCGCCCATCGACGAAGGCATCCCGCCGCCCCTATCCGGTGCGTTCGACGCCGGTTTCTACCCTCAGCCCCGCTCTCCTTCTCCCCTAATCTTCCCTAAAACTCTTTCGTAAGGCGAATAACTTAAACTTCCCGATGCCGAAAAAAGGGCGCCGCGATCGCGGGCGCCCTTTATCGGGATGCGGATAGACTCCAGCGCGACGGGAGAACTCGCCGACCGGGGCGAACCTCTCGCGCGCGTCCCGGCTTCAGCTGTATCTATCGATAATGTCGGCCAGCACGCCGGCAACATGCGAGGGCCTTCGCCCAAATCGCCGCCCGACAGCTCGACGCGGACGAACGTCTCGTCCGTATCCATCGCTTCCGCGAACAGGCCGAAAATGCTTGTCGCTTTGCGGTCGATCTGCAGGAGCAACGTTAAGCCGTCGCCACGGCTTCCCAGAAACATGAGCTCCAGTTCGTCCAGCCGCCCGCGGTAGCGTCCGCCGCCGGGAATCCATTCGAACTCCTGAACGAACGGCAGCGAGCCGCCGAGACGGGGCGCGTACACCGTTTCCGTCTGCTTCAGGCGGAATCCCAGCATGTCGATCGCGTCCAGCACGACTTTCTGATCGCGCGAAGGCATAATATGAATGCGGTCCTCGTCGGTCGGATCGACCGCGGATTGGATGTCCGCGTTCGTTTTGATCCAGACCGGCGTACGTCCGATCGACAGCGGCGTATTGCGCGGCAGGTAAAAGGAAAACGGAACTTCCTCGCGCGAGCCCGGCGCCAGAACGAACGGCTCCGTCACGCGAATGCGCGCGATTTCCGCGTTCTGATGCAGTTTGCTGTCGTTCACTTCCCGAACGTACTGGGACATGACGGTGAGGACGATTCCGTCGATCCGCTGCTCGACCGCCCCTCCCTCGATCCGCACGACGCCTCGGACTTCGTCTCCGGGAGCATAAGAGGATGTTTCCAGTACCGTGTCCACCTTTGCCGAACCGATGCCGACGCTTGCCAAAATCCGGCCGAAAAACGACATAGCCCACCCGACCTTTCAACTGAATTGGATAAATACATCCTCTTATACGAGAGAGAGGTAGAAAAGATTCATCCGCATACGGAAATTTCCATCGCGCCGGCCGCCTCCTTCAGGTCAGCAAGGATTTCGCCAGCCTGCCCGCGGCCCGGAGCCGGGGCCTTCTCATGTGCCGCTGCACGTGACGATAATCGGTCAGCATGACGTTGGCATCCTTCATCGCGTATTCGAAATCGGCGTCGAGCATGAGCCGGTATTCCCAAACCCGCTTCTTCCAGGACGGAATCGATTTCGCCAGCTTCTCGTCCTCGACCGCCGGATGAATGTACGTCTCGGTAACCCCGTCGGGCAGCTCGTAAAGCCTGGCGATCATCATGGCGCGAAACGATTCGTAGCTTTCGCCTTCTTCGGCATGGTACGGATGGCTGATCAAATAGTCTGGAACGCCGACGCCGAGCGTATCGGCGAGCGCGACGACTTTATCCAGCGCGCGCTGCGTTTCCGGGCTTGCGATGGACGCCATGAACGAGTCCCTCGGCTCGAAGCGGCGAAACAGCCGGAACGGCAACCTCCTGCGAGAGCATAACCACAGTACCTGGGGCAAATGGCTTTTGCCCGTCGCCAACCCGTACAGGCTGCCCATATGATTGTCGGCGTGCGCGATGTCGATCCCCGCCCGCCTCGCCGCTTCGAACTGCGCCTTCATCTCGAGCCTCACCGCCCTCGGTTCGGCGTTGCGCTCGAACTCCTCGACCGTGTGAAACATAAATCCCTCTTCGTCGTGCAGCGAAGGATGCCCGGTGAGGCTGCGCCAGCGAATCGCGTCGTATTCGCTCGTAAACGTCAAATGCAGGCCGACGCTTCCGATTCGGCGTTTTCGGCACCACGCCGCCGCTTCCGCGAACGCCGGAGCCGGCGGCATGATCGTCGCCGAAGACACCTTCCCTTCCTCCAGCAGATGCATAATCGCCCGATTGGCCGCGGCGCTCTGGCCGAAATCATCGCAGTTCAGAATCAATCGTTTGGCCATGCTCCTCCTCCTTTCTCCTGCGCCGGTCAAAGCCCGCCGGCGCCGCCGGCGCGCCCGGATCCTTCATGAACATCGAAACGGCGAACGAAACGGCGAGCAGGCAGAGCGGCACGATGCTGATCAGCACCCGAAACGTCGTCTCCGGATGCGGGCCCGGTTCGTCTCCGCTGACGTAACCGAACGCCAGCCCGACGAGCCAAAAGGCGACCGCCGAAATGAGGCCGCTCGAGCGGGTCACGAATCCGGCAACGGCCGTGTAGACGCCCTCTCTCCTTCGGCCGGTTTTCTCGGCGTCGAGGTCGACGATACGGCTCGCGAGCAGCGCCGGGGCGACGAGAAACCCGGCCATGCCGAAGCCCGCGGCAATGCCCGCCGCGATGCCGCCCCAAAGGCCGCCGGCGAACCAGAGCGGGATGACGGACAGTCCGTAGACGGCCAGCGCGAGGCGCCAGCTCTTGAGCCCGCCCAGCTTGCGGACGATGAAGTACCAGACCGCCACGAGCGGAATGATCGACACGAACACGGAGGCCAGCACGAACGCAACTTGGGATTCCGGAATTTTCAGCGCGTATTTGGCATAAAAGGGAATCATCGAAGCGAGGAGTCCGTTGACGGTCTGGGCGAACGAATTGGCGATGTAAAACGTCCAAAAGGGCTTGTTTTTCAGCGTTTCGCGGAACGCTTCCTTCAGCGGGAGAGGGGGCGCCTTGCGCGCGTTTTCGTCCTCGCGGACCGAGAACGCGAACCACAGCATGAAAGCCGCGAACGCCAGCGAATACGCGACCGACATCGGGCCGAAGCCGATGGCGGCATAGACGATCGGCGTTAGCGCGGTGCCGATCAAAATCGCCGCGATCTGAAAGCCCTGCTGCACGGCGGACGCCTTTGCGCGCAGCCGCTCGCCCCGGAACAGCTCGGGGAACAGCGCGCCGTAATTGACCCACAGCAAGGTAGAAACGCTTTCGAACAGGACAAGAGCCGTCAGAAACCAAACGAACAGCCCGCTCTCCGAAAGTTCGCCGGGAACGGAAAACACCATGATGAACGTCAGCATAAAGAGGGGGATGGAAGCGAAAATCCACGGCCTGCGCCTTCCGTGCCGGGTGTTCGTCCGGTCGGACAGATAGCCGGCCATCGGGTTGTTGACGGCGTCCCAGACGAGGTAAATCGTCCGGGCGATCGTGGCCAGCCCGACCCCGAGGCCGAGCTTCTCCACGTAGTAATAGCTGTAAAACGAGCTGAAAGCCTGACTGGGAATCATCATGGCGAACATGCCCAGCGCATAGGCCGCCGGGGAATTGATAAACTTCCTGTTCATCGGATCGGGCCCCCGTTTACGAAGAGTAAAGGCAGCAGCGAGAACGACAGGAACAGGCTGAAAGGAAATCCGAAGCGGGTTCTCGTTCCATTTTACCACGGCTGCGGGATCGGGAAAGCAAAAATTTAAGCGTTTTCTTTTCTTCCGGTCACGGCCCGCATCGGGATGGTCCGTTTATGATCGAGTCCGGCGAGACATGCTAACGGCAGAGAACGATAACTTTTAAAAACGGAGTGACGTGATGACGCAGCCATCTTATAAAATCGCCCGCTTGGACAGGCAGCCGCAAGCCGTAGAACAAATCCGCGAGCTGGAGCGCCAGTTAAGCGCCGAAGCCGGTTCCCCCGTTACGTTGATCGCCTATACCCGGTCGGATGACGAAGGGGACGCGGTAGACGAAACCCGGCTGCCGGGGGTCTAAGCGCGAAAAAAGCCTGAAAGCGGGACGTCTTCGTCCTGCCTTCGGGCTTTATCGGATTGCGCCTTTAGCGGGTTTTCACCAAGATTTTGCGGATGCTTTCGCCCGACAGGTGGTATTTCCCCTCCAGGGCTTCGACGGACCATCCGTCCTCATGAAGCCGGCGGATTTCCCGGTTCCGTTCCGCCAGCATTTGTCTCGTGCCGCTCACTTCTCCCCAGCGGGCGCGCCGCTCCTGCGGTTTCGGTATATAAATCAATTCGCCGTTCACATACTTTTGGAGTTCTTCCAGCAAGCTAGGGGGAAGCACATCCTTCCCGTTTTTGTATAGCAAAACAGACGTCCTCCTCGAACAGGTTTTCGCACGGCCGGCCGCTTAACGCATTGCCAACGTTCATGTCTTGCTTCCTCCCCTCGTTTGGATATTCGTCTTTGCCGCAAAAACGCGAATACGGCTTCCCGCGCCGCTCTTCGGCTTCGAAAAAGCGGCATCGGCGGCGGACCTCGTCGCCGGTAGCCTACAGTATATAAAAAGTCGGCTTGCGCCACAATCGTTTTTTTCCATGTAAAAGGGAGGCCGGAACGGCCTCCCCCGGTAACGGCGACTTCCGCTTACGCGGAAATCACCTCAGGATGGTTGATCAACGGGATCATCTCCTTTCACGCTTATTAGTCGGCCCGACAACCTTATTGTAGCTCCGATTCCGCCCGGCAAAAAAGTGAACAAACGGCTATAATCAATTTTTCCGGAGTACGTCCAGAATCGTCTCCACCACGAGCTCCGGCTGGTCATGAATGACCATATGGCCGCTTTGTTCGGCGACGATCAGCTCGCTGTCGGTCGAAATTTCGAGCATTTGCCGCTGGCCGGACTGCCAAATCTCCTCTAGCTTTCGGCCGCCGGCTTCCGAAATGCCCGCTTGGGCGTAGTCCTGCGGCAGCCCCCGGGCGATGATCCGCACCGGCAGCGAGCCCAACCGTTGTCCGCGAATGGCGTCTTCGGTCGAATAAGCCAATTCGGCTTCCTTCTCCTTCGCCTCGAAGTATTCGGGGGTTGCGATGACGTTGAGAAATTGCCCCCGGTCTTCCTTCGCCACCAGGCCCTCCAGCAAAAAGTCCTGGAACAAACGCAACAGTCCCGACTGCTTGAGCAGTTTGAGGATAGAAGCCGGCGGATTCCCCGCGAAGTTCTCCTCCTTCAAAATTTCCCGGGTGTCCCGATCGTCGTTCTCCGGCCTCGCGTCTACCAGAACCAGTCCCATGACCTCGTCCCGGTACGTTTCGGCGAACAGCCGGGCATACATTCCGCCCAACGAGTGGCCAACCATCAGGTACGGTCCCTCGATCCCTTCCTGTTTCAGCGCCGTGTACAGCTCGCCGACGATATTTTCCCCGGTGCGTTCCCGGCTCGCCTCCTCGCTCCAGGCATATCCGGCCCGATCGTAGGAGACGACCGTGGCGTGGCGGGCCAGTTCCTCCGGGATATCGCGCCAGGACAAGCTCGTTTCGCCGCTTCCCGCTTCGAGAACGATCGTCGGGGAGCCGCTGCCGGCTTTGACGAGATGAAGCTTGTAGCCGCCAACGTCCACCAGGGTGCCGGGCGGAGGATAATTGTTCGCGGCTTGCCTCGAAGCGACGGCTTCATACGCGAAGCCGGGGCCGATCGCGAGAACCGCGACCGCCGCCGCGATCAAAAGTCCGTATTTCAGCTTTTTCCATTTCGATTTCTTCTTCCGCTTGCCGCCTGTGTCCATCTGAAAAATTCACGCTCGCTTTTCATTTATTTAGTACATTGTATTACAAAATCATTTTAGCACGTTGTATTAAAAAAGAAAAGCGCGTATAATAAAGCCATGCCGAAAATCGTCAATCATGATACGCAAAGACGCATCGTCGCCGAAGCCGCTTTAAGGGTGATCCGGCAATCGGGCCTGGAACAGGCCACCGTGCGCAAAATCGCGGAAGAGGCTGGATTGTCCGTCGGTTCCATGCGCCACTATTTCTCCACGCAGGTGGAGCTGTTTGCTTTCTGCATGGGTTTGTTCGTCGAACGAGTGGAAAAAAGACTGGAAGCTTTCGAGCCTCAAGGGCCGCTGCTGGCGGATTTGAAGCGGATACTGCTGCAGTTTTTGCCCGTCGACGACGAGCGGACGCTGGAAATGGAGGTCTGGTTCGCTTTTCATTCGAAGGCGCTGGTTTATCCGGAATTAAGGAGGTTAAGCTCGAATATTCAGGACGGGTTGTACAAGGTTTCGCGGTTTGCGCTGGAGGAGCTTGTCCAAAATAAGCTGGCGCGGCCCGGCATCGACGTCGAGATGGAAACGGAAAAATTGTACGCGCTCATCGACGGATTGGCCATTCATCGGCTGATGCAGCCCGAACGGCTGCCGAACGAAAGGCTTGAAGGCATCGTCGAAGCCTATCTGCAGGCGTTATGCGCCGCTCCCGGAGCGGCGGACGGAAACGATTGACAATACGGGCTCGCCTCCTATATTCTGTAGCCGTGAACCGCTTTTCGGCGACCTGCAAACGCTTACTATCCGTTGGCGCCGATAGCGCACACCCATTTCGAAGGGGGCTCCCGTCTATGCCGCAAGGACTGTTGGGAACGAAAACGATCACGCAAATCGGCATCCTGGTCAACGACATCGAGAAGGTAATCGAGGCGTACGCCGATTTTTTCGGCGTGGAGAAACCGAAGGTCATCGTGACGGACATCGCCGACATCGCGCAAACCGAATACAAGGGCCGGCGTTCCGAGGCCCGGGCGAAGCTTGCTTTTTTCGACATGGGGTCGGTGCAGCTCGAGCTCATCGAACCCGACCGGGAGCCGAGCACGTGGCGCGAATATTTGGATGAGCATGGAGAAGGCCCTCATCACATCGCTTTTGTCATCGAGGGCATGAAGGAGAAAATCACCCTTTTGGAAGGCAAACAGATGGCCCTGCTGCAAAAAGGCGAATATACCGGCGGACGGTACGCCTATATGGATACGATGAAAGAGCTGAAAGTGATCGTCGAGCTGCTGGAGAACGACGGATGAGCGCCCCGGGGAAAACGATTTTGGCGATCGCGGGCGACGATTACCATCCGGAGGCTCCGATCCGGGAAGCGCTGGAGCAGGCGATCAGGTCGGCGGCGGACACGAACGCCGCCGGGCTGCGGATCGGCGCGGCGACGGAGGCCGTCCGCGTCCGT
Coding sequences within it:
- a CDS encoding ABC transporter substrate-binding protein, whose product is MKKSLLAMLLVALAVFAAACGNSGNSGNAGSSTAPGASGTQQGGSAGGEPVELKFMTWGNQQHLDMYETLLAKFKETHPNITVTLESVPFADYQQKVSVLAAGRELPDLAWISERMVPQFMANDILADISDIKDDAEFALNDFIPSTLELFSSEGGLYGLPFSTPPSVIFYNADLFEQAGLPTPNELAASGEWTWEKFTETAKALTSGTGADKTYGATFFRDWKTWIMLPSYSWSNGSDIFNDDMTSFTWNDQYGVETFEMLNRMMFVDGSHPKAGEQISFETGKLGMYFDGYSYMSKAREIKDFKWSIAPFPSGSMGSAPMMGQAGYVVFEQTKHPEEAKELLKFLASQEGVQATSTYFVPPRQSVLNSDAFLNQPNNPPAEHIKQALIDEMPKAVVQPGHVQWTKIDNEILLGFDRLFGQSAAPADIVNQMKQAIDPLLTK
- a CDS encoding response regulator transcription factor — its product is MIKLLLVEDEETIRTGIRSVITGLADGFEIVKEAASGKEALSYLQTDVPDAIITDIRMREMDGLTLIAKVREWYADMPLVIISGYGDFEYAQQALRHGVADYLLKPIDRAAMLKALERIRGLIDKERGIALPAGPEEEQAIPPGDGRKLIRKLKAHIDGHPDGDLRLQTLAELVHLSPVYLSKLFKQETGENLSDYIMAARLARAKYLLAGTELKIYDVARLSGYQSPKHFMLVFKKATGVTPGVYREEHGG
- a CDS encoding cache domain-containing sensor histidine kinase, whose protein sequence is MFAKMSLRWKLLLLSILMITVPLSLQGIVTYREFSSSTERRATENTVQITEQINRNLDRTLAEMQRLSLTPLYDPNVVAILNKYGGASSAGIRPTIEEREKMFLYISGAAYGLQEVKGIQIIAGNGFIFTNVDSTLMKFADIGALPWSEKVREADGAWALIPPHSLGHYIPGDPDEYFSVARMLREPGSNRQLGMIVIDLKLDVFRTILANYRFEENGNLFVMNGSNDLFFEKTSGETDPSLARDLRAVSATYGSGVYERAPGGQRFITVVDNSSYSGLKVIAYIPESVLLQETKQLQKFTIFIAVLFVAAACLIAIFFAYRISQPLVKLKQKMLLVETGNFKQSVPVETQDEIGQLGRGFNRMAEEINRLVNEVYAVEIREKEAELASLQSQINPHFIYNTLESINMMALKRNNYEVSDMVTALGGMLRYTVTQSGRTVALEEELASVGAYLKIQQLRYGERLRVRFDVEPGTERLQVPKLLLQPIVENAIFHGIGDREEGGEIWISTAAFEDELLIIVRDDGIGMDDGQIERLRQSLLVPDPPGARKRGLALRNIAQRIRLMFGPEADLHIDGSPGMGMAFTITIPAVERSRGDDQTIAG
- a CDS encoding sporulation protein encodes the protein MSFFGRILASVGIGSAKVDTVLETSSYAPGDEVRGVVRIEGGAVEQRIDGIVLTVMSQYVREVNDSKLHQNAEIARIRVTEPFVLAPGSREEVPFSFYLPRNTPLSIGRTPVWIKTNADIQSAVDPTDEDRIHIMPSRDQKVVLDAIDMLGFRLKQTETVYAPRLGGSLPFVQEFEWIPGGGRYRGRLDELELMFLGSRGDGLTLLLQIDRKATSIFGLFAEAMDTDETFVRVELSGGDLGEGPRMLPACWPTLSIDTAEAGTRARGSPRSASSPVALESIRIPIKGARDRGALFSASGSLSYSPYERVLGKIRGEGERG
- a CDS encoding ChbG/HpnK family deacetylase translates to MAKRLILNCDDFGQSAAANRAIMHLLEEGKVSSATIMPPAPAFAEAAAWCRKRRIGSVGLHLTFTSEYDAIRWRSLTGHPSLHDEEGFMFHTVEEFERNAEPRAVRLEMKAQFEAARRAGIDIAHADNHMGSLYGLATGKSHLPQVLWLCSRRRLPFRLFRRFEPRDSFMASIASPETQRALDKVVALADTLGVGVPDYLISHPYHAEEGESYESFRAMMIARLYELPDGVTETYIHPAVEDEKLAKSIPSWKKRVWEYRLMLDADFEYAMKDANVMLTDYRHVQRHMRRPRLRAAGRLAKSLLT
- a CDS encoding MFS transporter, translated to MNRKFINSPAAYALGMFAMMIPSQAFSSFYSYYYVEKLGLGVGLATIARTIYLVWDAVNNPMAGYLSDRTNTRHGRRRPWIFASIPLFMLTFIMVFSVPGELSESGLFVWFLTALVLFESVSTLLWVNYGALFPELFRGERLRAKASAVQQGFQIAAILIGTALTPIVYAAIGFGPMSVAYSLAFAAFMLWFAFSVREDENARKAPPLPLKEAFRETLKNKPFWTFYIANSFAQTVNGLLASMIPFYAKYALKIPESQVAFVLASVFVSIIPLVAVWYFIVRKLGGLKSWRLALAVYGLSVIPLWFAGGLWGGIAAGIAAGFGMAGFLVAPALLASRIVDLDAEKTGRRREGVYTAVAGFVTRSSGLISAVAFWLVGLAFGYVSGDEPGPHPETTFRVLISIVPLCLLAVSFAVSMFMKDPGAPAAPAGFDRRRRKEEEHGQTIDSELR
- a CDS encoding CD3324 family protein → MLYKNGKDVLPPSLLEELQKYVNGELIYIPKPQERRARWGEVSGTRQMLAERNREIRRLHEDGWSVEALEGKYHLSGESIRKILVKTR
- a CDS encoding alpha/beta fold hydrolase, with the translated sequence MDTGGKRKKKSKWKKLKYGLLIAAAVAVLAIGPGFAYEAVASRQAANNYPPPGTLVDVGGYKLHLVKAGSGSPTIVLEAGSGETSLSWRDIPEELARHATVVSYDRAGYAWSEEASRERTGENIVGELYTALKQEGIEGPYLMVGHSLGGMYARLFAETYRDEVMGLVLVDARPENDDRDTREILKEENFAGNPPASILKLLKQSGLLRLFQDFLLEGLVAKEDRGQFLNVIATPEYFEAKEKEAELAYSTEDAIRGQRLGSLPVRIIARGLPQDYAQAGISEAGGRKLEEIWQSGQRQMLEISTDSELIVAEQSGHMVIHDQPELVVETILDVLRKN
- a CDS encoding TetR/AcrR family transcriptional regulator, whose protein sequence is MPKIVNHDTQRRIVAEAALRVIRQSGLEQATVRKIAEEAGLSVGSMRHYFSTQVELFAFCMGLFVERVEKRLEAFEPQGPLLADLKRILLQFLPVDDERTLEMEVWFAFHSKALVYPELRRLSSNIQDGLYKVSRFALEELVQNKLARPGIDVEMETEKLYALIDGLAIHRLMQPERLPNERLEGIVEAYLQALCAAPGAADGND
- a CDS encoding VOC family protein yields the protein MPQGLLGTKTITQIGILVNDIEKVIEAYADFFGVEKPKVIVTDIADIAQTEYKGRRSEARAKLAFFDMGSVQLELIEPDREPSTWREYLDEHGEGPHHIAFVIEGMKEKITLLEGKQMALLQKGEYTGGRYAYMDTMKELKVIVELLENDG